GCGGCAGCGGCTGCGCCTTCCGCAGCTGCAAATTCCACTTGCACCGTAAGGTCGATGGGCTTCACATCATCTCCCGAGGGAGCGGTGGACGCCGGAGCCACGGATCCCGGAGCCTGGCTGCTGTCTACAGCGGCCTGGAGAGTAAGAAGCACGGCCGCAGAGGCAGACACCAGGTTCGGCTGCAACTGCGTGGTCTGGGCAGTAGAGGACGGAGacggctgctgctgttgctgctgctgttgttgttgttgctgctgctgctgctgttgctgcctaCGGCGAGCTGCCGCAGCTCCCGCAGGTCTCCGCGCTACTTTGCGCTCATTGACGCCTCGCAGCGGGAAGATGGTGGGAACACGCACTGTGTAGGTCTTGCGGCCGCCCTGGAAGTGAACGCTGCAGAGACGGTGGCCCGTGGTGGGCTGGAAGGTGGAGAAGCACCCACTGACGCCGGCACGG
This is a stretch of genomic DNA from Arvicola amphibius chromosome 15, mArvAmp1.2, whole genome shotgun sequence. It encodes these proteins:
- the Thap11 gene encoding THAP domain-containing protein 11, yielding MPGFTCCVPGCYNNSHRDKALHFYTFPKDAELRRLWLKNVSRAGVSGCFSTFQPTTGHRLCSVHFQGGRKTYTVRVPTIFPLRGVNERKVARRPAGAAAARRRQQQQQQQQQQQQQQQQQQPSPSSTAQTTQLQPNLVSASAAVLLTLQAAVDSSQAPGSVAPASTAPSGDDVKPIDLTVQVEFAAAEGAAAAAAASELEAATAGLEAAECALGPQLVVVGEEGFPDTGSDHSYSLSSGTTEEELLRKLNEQRDILALMEVKMKEMKGSIRHLRLTEAKLREELREKDRLLAMAVIRKKHGM